From one Bordetella genomosp. 9 genomic stretch:
- the tig gene encoding trigger factor has protein sequence MQPVVETLSGLKRRVDLSVSVADIEKEVQAQLKRVARTAKVPGFRPGKVPMAMLERSHGPGIRYDVINTQVGRAFEQAIDSAKLRVAGAPSIEPKTEGVGEDALVFTADFEVYPEVAVPDLSSLSVTRYDAPVTDAEVDQTIDVLRKQRASYEAREGRAAQDGDRVTLDFAGTIDGVPFDGGKAEDFPFVLGQGRMLPEFEAAAQGMKAGETKVFPLSFPEDYQGKEVAGKTAEFTITIKEVAEAVLPAVDSEFAKSLGQAEGDVEKLKADIRKNVEREARTRLLVRTKNSVMDALAEAAKFDVPAALVDSDVSSRVAAAREELKQRGLPNADSVPIPLEAFSSESERRVRLGLLVSELVKEAQLQAKPEQVRARIEEFAQNYEEPAQVVSYYLSDRQRRAEIEALVVEDNVVSYVLDKAKVTDEQVPFDQLMGMA, from the coding sequence ATGCAGCCTGTGGTTGAAACCCTCTCCGGCCTGAAGCGCCGCGTCGATCTGTCCGTGTCCGTCGCGGACATCGAAAAAGAAGTCCAGGCGCAGTTGAAGCGCGTCGCGCGCACCGCCAAGGTGCCCGGCTTCCGTCCCGGCAAAGTGCCCATGGCCATGCTGGAGCGCAGCCACGGGCCCGGCATCCGCTATGACGTGATCAATACCCAGGTGGGTCGTGCATTCGAACAGGCCATCGATTCCGCGAAGCTGCGCGTCGCCGGTGCGCCTTCCATCGAGCCGAAGACCGAAGGCGTGGGTGAAGACGCGCTCGTGTTCACCGCCGATTTCGAGGTCTATCCCGAAGTGGCCGTACCCGACCTGTCCAGCCTGTCCGTCACGCGCTACGACGCCCCGGTCACCGACGCGGAAGTCGACCAGACCATCGACGTCCTGCGCAAGCAGCGCGCCTCGTACGAAGCGCGCGAAGGCCGCGCGGCCCAGGACGGCGATCGTGTCACCCTGGATTTCGCCGGCACCATCGACGGCGTGCCGTTCGACGGCGGCAAGGCCGAAGACTTCCCCTTCGTGCTGGGCCAGGGTCGCATGCTGCCCGAGTTCGAAGCCGCCGCGCAGGGCATGAAGGCGGGCGAAACCAAGGTTTTCCCGCTGAGCTTCCCGGAAGACTACCAAGGCAAGGAAGTCGCCGGCAAGACCGCGGAATTCACCATCACCATCAAGGAAGTGGCCGAAGCCGTGCTGCCGGCCGTGGATAGCGAATTCGCCAAGTCGCTGGGCCAGGCCGAAGGCGACGTCGAAAAGCTGAAGGCCGACATCCGCAAGAATGTCGAGCGCGAAGCCAGGACGCGCCTGCTGGTGCGCACCAAGAACAGCGTGATGGACGCGCTGGCCGAAGCGGCCAAGTTCGACGTGCCGGCCGCGCTGGTCGACAGCGATGTCAGCAGCCGCGTCGCCGCCGCGCGCGAAGAACTCAAGCAGCGTGGCCTGCCGAATGCCGATTCGGTGCCGATCCCGCTGGAAGCCTTCAGCAGCGAGTCCGAACGCCGCGTGCGCCTGGGCCTGCTGGTGTCCGAACTGGTCAAGGAAGCGCAACTGCAGGCCAAGCCTGAACAGGTTCGCGCGCGCATCGAAGAGTTCGCGCAGAATTACGAAGAGCCGGCCCAGGTGGTCAGCTATTATCTTTCCGACCGCCAGCGCCGCGCCGAGATCGAGGCTCTCGTGGTGGAAGATAATGTGGTTTCCTATGTGCTCGACAAGGCCAAGGTCACGGACGAGCAAGTGCCTTTCGACCAGTTGATGGGGATGGCTTGA
- a CDS encoding TIGR00645 family protein yields the protein MQSRAPGDTRPRLSTMAALIFSSRWLQLPLYLGLIVAQGVYVLLFVKELWHLVSHATTFGEQQIMLIVLGLIDVVMISNLLVMVIVGGYETFVSRLRLEGHPDQPEWLSHVNASVLKVKLAMAIIGISSIHLLRTFIEAGGLGKPDVTFTESGVMWQTIIHCVFILSAIGIAYVDRLLAPPHAEARERGTH from the coding sequence ATGCAATCACGCGCCCCCGGCGATACCCGTCCCCGCCTGAGCACCATGGCCGCCCTGATCTTCAGCTCGCGCTGGCTGCAGCTGCCGCTGTACCTGGGCCTGATCGTGGCGCAAGGCGTCTATGTGTTGCTCTTCGTGAAGGAACTGTGGCATCTGGTCAGCCACGCGACCACGTTCGGCGAACAGCAGATCATGTTGATCGTGCTCGGCCTGATCGACGTCGTCATGATCTCGAACCTGCTGGTCATGGTGATCGTCGGCGGTTACGAGACCTTCGTCTCCCGGCTCAGGCTGGAGGGACACCCGGACCAACCGGAATGGCTAAGCCACGTGAACGCCAGCGTGCTGAAGGTCAAGCTGGCGATGGCGATCATCGGCATTTCGTCCATACACCTGCTGCGCACCTTCATCGAGGCGGGCGGCCTGGGCAAGCCCGACGTCACGTTCACCGAAAGCGGCGTGATGTGGCAGACCATCATCCACTGCGTCTTCATTTTGTCGGCGATCGGGATCGCCTATGTGGACCGCTTGCTGGCCCCACCCCATGCAGAGGCCAGGGAACGCGGCACGCACTGA
- a CDS encoding cold-shock protein → MATGIVKWFNAEKGYGFIVPDDGSKDLFVHFSQIRTEGYKTLQENQRVSYEVGQGAKGPAAMNIQIVK, encoded by the coding sequence ATGGCAACGGGCATTGTCAAGTGGTTCAACGCGGAAAAGGGATACGGCTTCATCGTGCCCGACGATGGCAGCAAGGATCTTTTCGTGCACTTCTCGCAGATCCGCACCGAAGGCTACAAGACGCTGCAGGAGAACCAGCGCGTCTCGTATGAGGTCGGGCAGGGCGCCAAAGGCCCCGCCGCCATGAACATCCAGATTGTGAAGTGA
- the dapC gene encoding succinyldiaminopimelate transaminase, with translation MNPRLDALHPYPFEKLRRLMADAGSPPSGLAPINLSIGEPKHDTPARVAQAMVQALPGGLASYPSTKGEPRLREVIAQWLAKRYGIPAPDHETQVLPVLGSREALFAFAQTVIDPTGDDIVICPNPFYQIYEGATLLAGGRPYFVNADPARNFSPDWSQVPADVWRKTRMVYVCSPGNPAGNVMSMEDWREILELSDRYGFIIASDECYSEIYLNETQPPLGGLQAAHALGRTDFRNLVAFSSLSKRSNVPGMRSGFVAGDAALLARFLLYRTYHGSAMSPVVTAASIAAWTDETHVRENRRLYREKFDAVVPILQRAMDVTRPAASFYLWVATPIPDTDFARDLYARTGVTVLPGSYLARDAHGRNPGVNRVRMALVAPQGQCVDAAERIADFVKSSV, from the coding sequence ATGAACCCCCGCCTAGACGCTCTACACCCCTATCCTTTCGAAAAGCTGCGCCGCCTGATGGCCGACGCCGGCTCGCCCCCCAGCGGGCTCGCGCCGATCAATCTGTCCATCGGCGAGCCCAAGCACGACACCCCCGCCCGGGTGGCCCAAGCCATGGTGCAGGCCCTGCCGGGCGGCCTGGCGTCCTATCCGAGCACCAAGGGCGAACCCCGCCTGCGCGAAGTCATCGCGCAGTGGCTGGCCAAGCGCTACGGCATACCGGCGCCGGATCACGAGACCCAGGTCCTGCCGGTGCTCGGATCGCGCGAAGCGCTGTTCGCCTTCGCGCAAACCGTGATCGACCCGACCGGGGACGACATCGTCATCTGCCCCAACCCGTTCTACCAGATCTACGAGGGCGCGACGCTGCTGGCCGGTGGCCGGCCCTATTTCGTCAATGCCGACCCGGCGCGCAACTTCAGCCCGGACTGGAGCCAGGTGCCGGCGGACGTATGGCGCAAGACGCGCATGGTGTACGTCTGCTCGCCCGGGAACCCGGCGGGCAATGTCATGTCCATGGAAGACTGGCGCGAGATTCTCGAGCTGAGCGACCGCTACGGCTTCATCATCGCGTCCGACGAGTGCTATTCCGAGATCTACCTGAACGAAACCCAGCCGCCCCTGGGCGGCCTGCAGGCGGCGCACGCGCTGGGACGCACGGATTTCCGCAACCTGGTCGCGTTTTCCAGCCTGTCCAAGCGCTCGAACGTGCCCGGCATGCGCTCGGGTTTCGTCGCGGGCGACGCCGCGCTGCTCGCCCGTTTCCTGCTTTACCGCACTTATCATGGCAGCGCGATGAGCCCGGTCGTGACCGCCGCCAGCATCGCGGCCTGGACCGATGAAACGCACGTGCGGGAAAACCGCCGTCTCTACCGCGAGAAATTCGACGCGGTGGTGCCCATCCTGCAACGCGCCATGGACGTGACCCGTCCGGCGGCGTCGTTCTACCTGTGGGTGGCGACACCCATTCCGGATACCGATTTCGCCCGCGATCTCTACGCACGCACGGGCGTGACGGTGCTGCCGGGCAGCTACCTGGCGCGCGACGCCCACGGACGGAATCCCGGCGTGAACCGCGTCCGCATGGCACTGGTCGCCCCGCAGGGACAATGCGTGGACGCCGCCGAACGCATCGCCGATTTCGTCAAATCTTCCGTTTAA
- the dapD gene encoding 2,3,4,5-tetrahydropyridine-2,6-dicarboxylate N-succinyltransferase: MTLDLQTTIEQAWEARASLTATDASAEVREAVEHTIDALDAGRLRVADKATGEWIVHQWIKKAVLLSFRLQDNAVMGQAPLQFYDKVPLKFAEYGNAAFQHGGYRVVPPAVARRGAFIGRNVVLMPSYVNLGAYVDEGTMVDTWATVGSCAQIGKNVHLSGGVGIGGVLEPLQANPTIIEDNCFIGARSEIVEGVIVEENSVLSMGVYLSQSTKIFDRATGKITYGRIPSGSVVVPGSLPAADGSHSLYCAVIVKRVDAQTRAKTSINDLLRA; this comes from the coding sequence ATGACTCTCGACCTACAAACCACCATCGAACAAGCCTGGGAAGCCAGGGCATCCCTGACGGCGACCGATGCCAGCGCCGAAGTCCGCGAAGCGGTCGAACACACCATCGACGCGCTGGACGCCGGACGCCTGCGGGTGGCGGACAAAGCGACGGGTGAATGGATCGTGCACCAGTGGATCAAGAAAGCCGTGCTGCTTTCGTTCCGCCTGCAGGACAACGCGGTCATGGGCCAGGCCCCGCTGCAGTTCTACGACAAGGTGCCGTTGAAGTTCGCCGAATACGGCAACGCCGCCTTCCAGCACGGCGGCTACCGCGTGGTGCCGCCCGCCGTGGCGCGCCGCGGCGCCTTCATCGGCCGCAATGTGGTGCTGATGCCCTCGTACGTCAACCTGGGCGCCTACGTGGACGAAGGCACCATGGTGGACACCTGGGCCACGGTGGGTTCGTGCGCCCAGATCGGCAAGAACGTCCATTTGTCCGGCGGCGTCGGCATCGGCGGCGTGCTGGAGCCGCTGCAGGCCAACCCGACCATCATCGAGGACAACTGCTTCATCGGCGCGCGCTCCGAGATCGTGGAAGGCGTGATCGTCGAGGAAAACTCGGTGCTGTCGATGGGCGTGTACCTGTCGCAAAGCACCAAGATCTTCGATCGCGCCACAGGCAAGATCACCTACGGCCGGATCCCCTCGGGCTCGGTCGTCGTGCCCGGCTCGCTGCCGGCCGCCGATGGCTCGCACAGCCTGTACTGCGCCGTGATCGTCAAGCGTGTCGACGCGCAGACGCGCGCCAAGACCAGCATCAACGATCTGCTGAGGGCGTAA
- the dapE gene encoding succinyl-diaminopimelate desuccinylase, which yields MAATAVLDLVKDLIARPSVTPADFDCQQMLAQRLERAGFRCETIVCNDVTNLWARRGSAGPLVVFAGHTDVVPPGPREKWDSDPFLPVERDGFLYGRGAADMKTSIAAFVVAVEEFVAAHPDHDGSIALLLTSDEEGPSVDGTVRVCEWLQQRGETLDYCIVGEPTSVERLGDMCKNGRRGSLSGRLTVRGIQGHVAYPHLARNAVHDVAPALAELVSIEWDQGNEYFPPTTFQISNMSAGTGATNIVPGEAVLLFNFRFSTASTPEGLQSRVKAVLDKHGVDHHIDWQLGGEPFLTPRGALSTALTAAIRAETGLDTELSTTGGTSDGRFLAKICPQVIEFGPCNATIHKVNERVELDSLTPLKNIYRRTVENLLLPA from the coding sequence ATGGCCGCGACCGCCGTACTCGATCTGGTCAAGGACCTGATCGCCCGCCCCTCCGTCACGCCGGCGGACTTCGACTGCCAGCAGATGCTGGCGCAGCGCCTCGAGCGTGCCGGATTCCGCTGCGAGACCATCGTCTGCAACGACGTGACCAATCTCTGGGCACGGCGCGGCAGCGCCGGTCCGTTGGTGGTGTTCGCCGGACACACCGACGTGGTGCCGCCCGGACCGCGCGAAAAGTGGGACAGCGATCCTTTCCTGCCGGTCGAGCGCGACGGTTTCCTGTACGGCCGCGGCGCGGCGGACATGAAAACCTCGATCGCCGCCTTCGTGGTGGCGGTGGAAGAATTCGTGGCCGCGCACCCGGACCACGACGGTTCCATCGCCCTGCTCCTGACGTCCGATGAAGAAGGCCCGTCGGTGGACGGCACCGTACGTGTCTGCGAATGGTTGCAGCAGCGCGGCGAAACCCTGGACTACTGCATCGTCGGCGAACCGACGTCGGTCGAGCGCCTGGGCGATATGTGCAAGAACGGCCGCCGCGGCTCGCTGTCGGGCCGGCTGACGGTCAGGGGCATCCAGGGCCACGTCGCCTACCCCCACCTGGCCCGCAACGCGGTGCATGACGTCGCCCCTGCCCTGGCCGAACTGGTGTCCATCGAGTGGGACCAGGGCAACGAATATTTCCCGCCGACCACCTTCCAGATCTCCAACATGTCGGCGGGCACCGGCGCGACGAATATCGTGCCGGGCGAAGCCGTGCTGCTGTTCAACTTCCGCTTTTCGACCGCCAGCACGCCTGAAGGCCTGCAATCGCGCGTGAAGGCGGTGCTGGACAAGCATGGCGTCGATCATCACATCGACTGGCAGCTGGGCGGCGAACCGTTCCTGACGCCCCGGGGCGCGCTGAGCACGGCGCTGACCGCCGCCATCCGCGCCGAGACCGGCCTGGATACCGAGCTGTCGACCACGGGCGGCACTTCCGACGGCCGCTTCCTGGCCAAGATCTGCCCGCAGGTCATCGAATTCGGCCCGTGCAACGCCACCATCCACAAAGTCAATGAACGCGTCGAGCTCGACTCGCTCACACCCTTGAAGAATATCTACCGCCGCACGGTTGAAAACCTGCTGCTGCCGGCGTAA
- the prmB gene encoding 50S ribosomal protein L3 N(5)-glutamine methyltransferase, with protein MPSSNRSELQTVRDLIRYGVSRLNAGQVSYGHGSDNAWDEAVYLVLHTLHLPLDTLEPFLEARVLPDEREQVLALLDKRVAERLPAPYLTNEAWLRGRRFYVDNRVIVPRSPIAELLDDSLSPWVADPETVEYVLDMCTGSGCLAVLSALAFPFAHVDGVDISASALEVAMHNVGAYNLHDRISLHCSDLFQKLPARQYDVIICNPPYVNADSMDALPQEYRHEPHMALAGGDDGMDLVKRIIDEAPAHLRPKGLLVLEIGHEREHFEAAFPHLDPVWLDSSEASDQIMLLTREQLAP; from the coding sequence ATGCCCTCTTCCAATCGTTCCGAATTGCAGACCGTGCGCGACCTGATCCGCTACGGTGTCTCGCGGCTGAATGCCGGGCAGGTGAGCTACGGCCATGGCAGCGACAATGCCTGGGACGAAGCCGTCTACCTGGTCCTGCACACGCTGCACCTTCCGCTCGATACGCTGGAGCCTTTCCTGGAGGCCCGCGTCCTGCCGGACGAGCGTGAACAGGTGCTGGCCTTGCTGGACAAGCGCGTGGCGGAGCGCCTGCCCGCGCCCTACCTGACCAACGAAGCCTGGCTGCGCGGCCGCCGCTTCTACGTGGACAACCGCGTGATCGTGCCCCGCTCGCCGATCGCCGAACTGCTGGACGACAGCCTGTCGCCGTGGGTGGCCGATCCCGAAACCGTGGAGTATGTGCTGGACATGTGCACGGGATCGGGATGCCTGGCGGTCCTGTCCGCGCTGGCATTTCCTTTCGCGCATGTCGATGGCGTCGACATTTCCGCCAGCGCGCTGGAAGTCGCCATGCACAACGTGGGCGCCTATAACCTGCATGACCGCATCTCCCTGCACTGCAGCGATCTTTTCCAGAAGCTGCCCGCGCGGCAGTACGACGTCATCATCTGCAATCCGCCCTATGTGAATGCGGATTCCATGGACGCGCTGCCGCAGGAATACCGGCATGAACCGCATATGGCGCTGGCCGGCGGCGACGACGGCATGGACCTGGTCAAGCGCATCATCGACGAAGCCCCCGCCCACTTGCGTCCCAAAGGCCTCCTGGTGCTGGAAATCGGCCACGAGCGCGAACATTTCGAGGCGGCATTCCCGCACCTGGATCCGGTGTGGCTGGATTCCTCGGAAGCCTCCGACCAGATCATGCTGCTGACGCGCGAGCAGTTGGCGCCGTGA
- a CDS encoding ABC-F family ATP-binding cassette domain-containing protein, translated as MIRGSGITLRRGTKILLDGADFVVNPGERVGIVGKNGAGKSTLFALLTGTLDLDAGSLAMPPDWRIASVQQELHADDRPAREFVIDGDVPLRTLQARRAALDDDQGTEIAETEAALIEAGAWTAPSRAEQLLAGLGFKPDEWMQPVASFSGGWRMRLALARALMAPSDLLLLDEPTNHLDLDAMLWLEKWLTAYPGTVLLISHDTEFLDAAAKAILHFDHGKLVRYRGGYQDFLEQRAERLRQTRIAHERQTREAARLQGFIDRFKAKASKAKQAQSRVKALARMQTLAPLHAEAGIDIRIPSPDHMPDPLLILEKLCAGYTDASGKPVDILRDVTLMVRAGSRVGILGANGAGKSTLVKTIAETLPVRAGERRASRGLSIGYFAQHQLDMLDLNATPLLHLARIAPEAREQELRNYLGGFGFSGDSVTGPVGPMSGGEKARLALSLIVWQKPNLLLLDEPSNHLDVETREALAAALAEFAGSMLLVSHDRHLLRTTVDDFWIVADGTVREFDGDLEDYRDWLAARGAQEKADASRTTTDAAAPADRKQQRRQEAEARQRVAAARKPLESRLGKVDAEMAAIRKRLDTLDALIADADLYSDARRGERQKVMSEHGELAKRMDELEEQWLELQEAIEAVEKSA; from the coding sequence GTGATACGAGGATCCGGAATCACCCTGCGCCGCGGGACGAAAATCCTGCTGGACGGCGCGGACTTCGTCGTCAACCCCGGGGAGCGTGTCGGCATCGTCGGCAAGAACGGCGCCGGTAAATCCACATTGTTCGCCTTGTTGACGGGCACCCTGGACCTGGACGCCGGCAGCCTGGCCATGCCGCCCGACTGGCGCATCGCCAGCGTGCAGCAGGAGTTGCACGCCGACGATCGGCCCGCGCGCGAATTCGTCATCGATGGAGACGTGCCGCTGCGCACCCTGCAGGCCAGGCGAGCGGCGCTGGACGATGACCAGGGTACGGAAATCGCCGAGACCGAAGCGGCACTGATCGAGGCCGGCGCCTGGACCGCGCCATCGCGCGCGGAGCAGTTGCTGGCCGGCCTGGGCTTCAAGCCCGACGAATGGATGCAGCCGGTCGCCAGCTTTTCCGGCGGTTGGCGCATGCGGCTGGCACTGGCCCGCGCGCTGATGGCGCCATCGGACCTGCTGTTGCTGGACGAGCCGACCAACCACCTGGACCTGGACGCCATGCTGTGGCTGGAAAAGTGGCTGACGGCGTATCCAGGGACGGTGCTGCTGATTTCGCACGATACCGAATTCCTGGACGCCGCCGCCAAGGCCATCCTGCACTTCGACCACGGCAAGCTGGTCCGCTACCGCGGCGGCTACCAGGATTTCCTCGAACAGCGCGCGGAACGCCTGCGCCAGACCCGCATCGCCCATGAAAGGCAGACTCGGGAAGCGGCGCGCCTGCAGGGCTTCATCGACCGCTTCAAGGCCAAGGCTTCCAAGGCCAAGCAGGCCCAGAGCCGCGTCAAGGCGCTGGCGCGCATGCAGACGCTGGCGCCGCTGCATGCGGAAGCGGGCATCGATATCCGCATTCCGTCGCCGGACCACATGCCGGATCCCCTGCTGATCCTGGAAAAGCTCTGTGCCGGGTATACGGACGCGTCAGGCAAGCCTGTCGACATCCTGCGCGATGTGACGCTGATGGTGCGCGCCGGCAGCCGCGTCGGGATCCTGGGCGCGAATGGCGCGGGCAAGAGCACGCTGGTCAAGACGATTGCCGAAACCCTGCCCGTGCGGGCCGGCGAGCGCCGCGCTTCGCGCGGGCTGTCCATCGGCTATTTCGCCCAGCATCAGCTCGATATGCTGGACCTGAACGCCACGCCGCTATTGCACCTGGCGCGCATCGCGCCGGAAGCCCGCGAACAGGAGCTGCGCAATTACCTGGGTGGTTTCGGATTCTCCGGCGATTCGGTCACGGGACCGGTCGGCCCGATGTCGGGCGGCGAAAAAGCGCGGCTGGCCCTGTCGCTGATCGTCTGGCAGAAGCCGAATCTGCTGCTGCTGGACGAACCCAGCAACCACCTGGACGTCGAAACGCGCGAAGCGCTCGCCGCCGCGCTGGCGGAGTTCGCCGGCAGCATGCTGCTGGTTTCGCATGACCGGCATCTGCTGCGCACCACCGTGGACGACTTCTGGATCGTGGCCGACGGCACGGTGCGCGAATTCGACGGCGACCTGGAGGATTACCGCGACTGGCTGGCGGCGCGTGGCGCCCAGGAAAAAGCCGACGCGTCGCGCACGACCACGGACGCTGCGGCCCCCGCCGACCGCAAGCAACAGCGCCGGCAGGAAGCCGAGGCGCGCCAACGCGTCGCGGCCGCGCGCAAACCGCTGGAAAGCAGGCTGGGCAAGGTGGACGCCGAAATGGCGGCCATACGCAAGCGCCTGGACACGCTGGACGCCCTGATCGCCGACGCGGATCTGTATTCCGACGCCCGCCGCGGCGAGCGCCAGAAGGTCATGAGCGAACATGGCGAGCTGGCCAAGCGCATGGACGAACTGGAAGAACAGTGGCTGGAGCTGCAGGAAGCCATCGAGGCGGTCGAGAAATCCGCCTGA
- a CDS encoding UvrD-helicase domain-containing protein, translating to MIDKLNPEQRAAVTLEPQHALVLAGAGSGKTRVLTTRMAWLIQNGLASPYALLAVTFTNKAAREMLARITAILPLDTRGLWVGTFHGLCNRLLRAHHRDAGLPQAFQILDTADQLAAIKRLLKANGIDDEKYPPRDVQRFINGAKEEGQRPGELEAWDSHRRRLIEIYQLYEAQCQREGVVDFPELLLRAYELLSRNAPVREHYQRRFRHILVDEFQDTNTLQYKWLRLLAGGGAHIFAVGDDDQSIYAFRGANVGNMADFERDYAHGTVIRLEQNYRSYGHILDAANALIDHNSGRLGKNLWTEQGEGEPVRVIEQPSDGMEAQWVVDEIRALVNDGRARREIAVLYRSNAQSRVLEHALFSAAIPYKVYGGLRFFERQEIKHALAYLRLIANPHDDTSWMRVVNFPARGIGARTLEQLADAARAHDTSLYGAVARVAGKGGANLAQFATLIGRMADDTRELPLPEMVEHVLEASGLIEHYRGEKEGTERIENLNELVNAAAVFSTEENFDGLPAGVAAQREPIPEPDAAGTTDPAFAAPTENLTPLAAFLSHAALEAGDNQAQAGQDAVQMMTVHAAKGLEFDAVFITGLEEGLFPHENSVLEQAGLEEERRLMYVAITRARERLYLSLAQSRMLHGQTRYAMRSRFLGEIPEQHLKWLTPRATMGDEYGAGSRDWRGADRDAFGRKPTGTIAPRQPRGVSSGVTVGDRQYRIGQGVRHARFGDGTIIGLSGNGQDAQAQIQFRDVGPKTLALGIAKLDVIAG from the coding sequence ATGATCGATAAGTTAAATCCCGAACAACGCGCCGCCGTTACGCTCGAGCCGCAGCATGCCCTGGTCCTGGCCGGGGCAGGCAGCGGCAAAACGCGTGTATTGACCACGCGCATGGCGTGGCTGATCCAGAACGGCCTGGCCAGCCCTTATGCACTGCTGGCCGTCACCTTCACCAACAAGGCGGCGCGCGAAATGCTGGCACGGATCACCGCGATCCTGCCGCTCGACACGCGCGGCCTGTGGGTGGGTACCTTTCACGGCCTGTGCAATCGCTTGTTGCGCGCGCATCACCGCGACGCGGGCCTGCCCCAGGCCTTCCAGATACTGGACACGGCGGACCAGCTGGCGGCGATCAAGCGCCTGCTCAAGGCCAACGGCATCGACGATGAAAAATACCCGCCGCGCGACGTGCAGCGTTTCATCAACGGCGCCAAGGAAGAAGGCCAGCGCCCGGGCGAACTCGAAGCCTGGGATAGCCATCGACGCCGCCTGATCGAAATCTATCAGCTGTACGAAGCGCAGTGCCAGCGCGAGGGCGTGGTCGATTTCCCCGAACTGCTGCTGCGCGCCTACGAATTGCTGTCGCGCAATGCGCCGGTGCGCGAGCACTACCAGCGCCGGTTCCGCCACATCCTGGTGGACGAATTCCAGGACACCAACACGCTGCAGTACAAGTGGCTGCGCTTGCTGGCCGGGGGCGGCGCGCATATCTTCGCCGTCGGCGACGACGACCAGTCCATCTACGCTTTCCGCGGCGCGAATGTCGGCAACATGGCCGACTTCGAACGCGACTATGCGCACGGCACGGTCATCCGCCTGGAACAGAACTACCGTTCCTACGGCCATATCCTGGACGCCGCCAACGCGCTGATCGACCATAACAGCGGCCGTCTGGGCAAGAACCTCTGGACGGAGCAGGGCGAAGGCGAGCCCGTGCGCGTCATCGAACAGCCTTCCGACGGCATGGAAGCACAGTGGGTCGTGGACGAAATCCGCGCCCTGGTCAACGACGGGCGGGCGCGCCGCGAAATCGCCGTGCTGTATCGAAGCAACGCGCAATCGCGCGTGCTGGAACACGCACTGTTTTCCGCCGCCATTCCCTACAAGGTCTATGGCGGCCTGCGCTTTTTCGAGCGCCAGGAAATCAAGCATGCGCTGGCCTACCTGCGCCTGATCGCCAACCCGCATGACGATACGTCGTGGATGCGGGTGGTGAATTTCCCGGCGCGCGGGATCGGCGCTCGCACGCTCGAACAACTGGCGGATGCCGCCCGCGCGCACGACACCAGCCTGTACGGCGCGGTCGCCCGCGTGGCGGGCAAGGGTGGCGCCAATCTGGCGCAGTTCGCAACGCTGATCGGGCGCATGGCGGACGACACGCGTGAACTACCTTTGCCGGAAATGGTCGAGCACGTGCTGGAAGCCAGCGGGCTCATCGAACATTACCGTGGCGAAAAAGAAGGCACGGAGCGGATCGAGAACCTGAACGAACTGGTCAACGCCGCGGCGGTGTTTTCGACCGAGGAAAATTTCGACGGCCTGCCGGCGGGCGTGGCCGCCCAACGCGAACCGATCCCGGAGCCTGACGCCGCCGGGACGACGGATCCCGCGTTCGCCGCGCCGACGGAAAACCTGACGCCGCTGGCGGCCTTCCTGTCCCATGCGGCGCTGGAAGCCGGCGACAACCAGGCGCAGGCCGGGCAGGACGCCGTCCAGATGATGACCGTGCACGCGGCCAAGGGCCTGGAATTCGACGCGGTTTTCATCACCGGGCTCGAAGAAGGCCTGTTCCCGCATGAAAACAGCGTCCTGGAGCAAGCCGGCCTGGAAGAAGAACGCCGGCTGATGTACGTGGCGATCACCCGGGCGCGTGAACGCCTGTACCTGAGCCTGGCGCAAAGCCGCATGCTGCACGGACAGACGCGCTACGCCATGCGTTCGCGCTTCCTGGGCGAAATCCCCGAACAGCATCTGAAATGGCTGACCCCCCGCGCCACGATGGGGGACGAGTATGGCGCTGGCAGCAGGGATTGGCGCGGCGCCGACCGCGATGCCTTCGGCCGCAAGCCCACCGGCACCATTGCGCCGCGCCAGCCGCGCGGCGTGTCGTCGGGCGTGACGGTCGGCGATCGTCAATACCGTATCGGGCAGGGTGTGCGGCACGCGCGTTTCGGCGACGGGACCATCATCGGTCTCAGCGGCAACGGCCAGGATGCGCAGGCGCAGATCCAGTTCCGCGACGTGGGTCCCAAGACGCTCGCGCTCGGGATCGCCAAGCTGGACGTGATTGCCGGCTGA